Proteins from one Ipomoea triloba cultivar NCNSP0323 chromosome 1, ASM357664v1 genomic window:
- the LOC116015994 gene encoding secoisolariciresinol dehydrogenase-like: protein MATSSVLSTMAKRLEGKVALITGGASGIGKCTAKLFAKHGAKVAIADIQEDLGSAVVDSIGGPTNATYLHCDVTNEEHVRNAVDKTVETFGKLDIMFANAGIADPNKPRIVDNTKSDFERVLSINVTGVFLGMKHAARVMVPARRGCILSTSSVSSTLAGAASHAYAASKHAVFGMTKNLAVELGQFGIRVNCLSPYAMATPLATKFVGVNDEDLENTMNTLANLKGVTLKVDDVASAALFLASDEAKYISGHNLFIDGGFSIHNSAFRIFQYPESN, encoded by the exons ATGGCAACTTCATCAGTTCTTTCAACAATGGCCAAAAG ACTAGAAGGGAAAGTTGCACTGATAACGGGAGGAGCCAGCGGCATCGGAAAATGCACGGCGAAGCTTTTTGCGAAGCACGGCGCCAAAGTCGCCATCGCCGACATCCAGGAAGATCTCGGCAGCGCCGTCGTGGACTCCATCGGCGGGCCCACCAACGCCACCTACCTCCACTGCGACGTGACGAACGAGGAACACGTCCGAAACGCCGTCGACAAGACAGTGGAAACCTTCGGCAAGCTCGACATCATGTTCGCCAACGCGGGGATCGCGGACCCCAACAAACCCCGCATCGTCGACAACACCAAGTCCGACTTCGAGCGCGTGCTCAGCATCAACGTCACCGGAGTCTTCCTCGGCATGAAACACGCGGCGCGTGTCATGGTCCCGGCCCGCCGTGGCTGCATATTATCCACCTCGAGCGTGAGCTCAACCCTCGCCGGCGCCGCGTCTCACGCTTACGCGGCGTCGAAGCACGCGGTGTTTGGGATGACGAAGAACTTGGCGGTGGAGCTAGGGCAGTTCGGGATACGCGTGAACTGCTTGTCGCCGTACGCGATGGCGACGCCGCTAGCGACGAAATTCGTGGGGGTTAATGATGAAGATTTGGAGAATACGATGAACACGCTTGCGAATCTTAAGGGGGTGACTCTTAAGGTTGACGATGTTGCAAGTGCAGCTCTTTTCTTGGCCAGTGATGAAGCTAAATATATCAGCGGCCATAACTTGTTCATCGACGGCGGATTTAGTATCCACAACTCCGCATTCCGCATATTTCAATATCCCGAATCAAATTAA